In the Spirochaetota bacterium genome, one interval contains:
- a CDS encoding polysaccharide biosynthesis C-terminal domain-containing protein has protein sequence MLSIRNVFVNSIGTLFSRILGLFKNIIINFYFGLVDTFWGAFQIINTFRIFVGEGAINNVLIPNYKKVKEEKPEYLKFFVLKSFLFVSLISVILILILVSSSYYISKIALLGFSEDKIIESSWHINIMSSVVILISLQSFIATIQIAKRDNFIGFAYSPVVANIITILTIALFHNTGVFIISWSVVAGAVGMLIFQTILSLRDIGSVKIHLSLREIVRIDEYTKKFVLGFFSVIGLSLITQLNGIVSRFFGSFFEGVVAASTNAYIIIQVPIGIFSVAVSVVGLNALASYFSKKDTEGFLKLSSESIRLINFVIIPITIFSFIFSDEIIRLAYRDIPGIILGSEGKYNEQALKLTQDMFKSYSLSIYFLSISLLLVRISFSRGDTRTPVLSSIVGLIVNILANVFIFLIFRSPLGIPLSFLISSAVLAIYLTVVEYKNIGYKKVVLYEAIKLLIPSLVLSLTIKHILNTFDVDSYILSFTITSVSIIVFVLLFLLTSYAIRIETFTNMIKKVVR, from the coding sequence ATGTTATCAATCAGGAATGTATTCGTAAATTCAATTGGAACATTATTCTCAAGAATATTAGGGCTATTCAAGAACATAATTATTAATTTCTATTTTGGCCTTGTTGATACATTCTGGGGGGCATTTCAGATAATCAACACTTTCAGGATTTTCGTTGGTGAAGGAGCAATTAATAATGTGTTGATACCAAACTACAAAAAAGTAAAAGAAGAAAAACCAGAATATCTGAAATTCTTCGTTCTAAAATCATTCCTATTCGTATCATTAATATCAGTTATTCTAATACTTATTCTAGTATCCTCATCATACTACATTTCCAAAATCGCTCTTCTGGGTTTTTCGGAAGATAAAATAATAGAGTCTTCTTGGCACATCAACATAATGTCAAGTGTAGTAATACTAATATCTCTTCAGTCATTCATCGCAACGATACAAATAGCAAAAAGAGACAATTTTATCGGTTTTGCTTATTCACCAGTTGTTGCAAACATCATCACTATACTAACGATTGCCCTATTTCACAATACTGGCGTTTTCATTATATCTTGGTCGGTCGTCGCTGGAGCAGTTGGAATGTTAATATTTCAAACCATTCTCTCCTTAAGAGATATAGGTAGTGTTAAAATTCACCTGTCGTTACGAGAGATAGTTAGGATTGATGAATACACAAAAAAGTTTGTGCTCGGTTTTTTTTCTGTTATTGGTCTTTCCTTGATAACACAACTTAATGGAATAGTCTCTAGGTTTTTTGGTTCGTTTTTTGAAGGCGTCGTCGCCGCTAGCACCAACGCTTATATAATCATCCAAGTGCCGATAGGGATATTCTCAGTAGCAGTGTCTGTCGTTGGACTCAATGCTCTCGCAAGCTACTTCTCTAAAAAGGACACAGAAGGTTTCCTAAAACTCTCATCAGAAAGTATAAGACTAATTAACTTTGTAATAATTCCAATCACAATATTCTCATTCATATTCAGCGACGAGATAATAAGACTTGCTTACAGAGACATACCCGGTATTATCCTAGGCAGCGAAGGTAAATACAATGAGCAGGCACTGAAACTAACTCAAGATATGTTTAAGTCATACTCACTTTCAATATACTTTCTATCAATATCTTTACTTCTGGTGAGGATAAGTTTCTCAAGAGGAGATACAAGAACCCCTGTTTTAAGTTCAATAGTTGGATTAATAGTAAATATACTAGCAAATGTTTTTATATTCCTCATATTCAGGTCTCCTTTAGGAATTCCTTTGTCGTTTCTAATTTCTTCAGCAGTACTAGCAATATACCTTACAGTTGTTGAATACAAAAACATAGGATACAAGAAAGTTGTGTTATACGAGGCTATAAAGTTGCTAATTCCATCACTAGTTCTATCGCTAACGATAAAACATATTTTAAATACTTTTGATGTAGATAGTTATATATTATCATTCACAATCACATCAGTCTCAATAATAGTCTTTGTTTTACTATTTTTACTAACAAGTTATGCTATCAGGATTGAGACATTCACAAATATGATTAAGAAGGTAGTAAGATAA